Proteins encoded by one window of Gammaproteobacteria bacterium:
- a CDS encoding cold-shock protein, whose product MLTGTVKWFNETKGFGFITPDDGGKDVFVHFSAISASGFKTLTEGQKVSYEIQETPKGLAAANVIPI is encoded by the coding sequence GTGCTGACAGGAACTGTGAAATGGTTTAACGAAACCAAAGGCTTCGGTTTCATCACCCCTGACGACGGTGGCAAGGATGTCTTCGTACATTTCTCGGCCATCTCAGCCAGTGGTTTCAAGACCCTGACGGAAGGACAAAAGGTTTCCTACGAAATCCAGGAGACACCCAAGGGGCTTGCGGCGGCGAACGTGATTCCGATCTGA